Below is a window of Quercus robur chromosome 6, dhQueRobu3.1, whole genome shotgun sequence DNA.
GATTTATATTAGATAGTCATAAGAAAGCCACTATACAATTCAAAAAGGCCTAAACTGTGTGTGCGCTTAGGTGTGTAAACCAACATTCATTGCTCACCTGTGCAATACTATACTCGCAAAGTCGCTTAAGCCCCTCCAAGAGATACTGATCAGCAGCTCTGAGGAGATCTTGTGCAATATCCAATGTAACGTCTACAGATCCAGTGTATATGAATCTGGAGAAAATGAACGGTAAGTAAATTATGAATACTCATTGTACACAGCTTTCGTCAAAAAGCAAGCTACGGTATCCATTATACCTCATCATCAACTCGAAAACGTCCCATTTAATATTTGGAATCTCTATGTCCCTGGCATCCTTTTCCTGTAATATAGGTAAACAGgaataaattataatatgcaTATGAATAAACATACATTCACACAAGTTGAACAACTGACTTCACATGAGTTCGGTAAAGCTTTTTGAAGAAGCTGCAGtttaaataattgataaatGAAAACAGGCTGTTTAAAAAAGCCAAAGAGCATTCAATCATCTGAATGTTTGGCTGACAATAGTCTGGTGCTGTTTGAGGATCAGATTACCAGAAAGGAAAACCTAATAtctaaagggttttttttttttgggggttttcaATCATTTGCCCCATcagtctctctccctctctttttcattttcatctaTCTCCTTTTCAGCCACCGCCCTTCTCTCCCTCACTTCTTCAactttcttcttcctctcacCCTACGTAAGAGCTGCCTTGAGGTAGTGGTGGTTCTGGGTTTTGATTGAGATGGCAATAGAGTGGGTCCAATGAGCTTCAGTGGCTGTGGTTTTAGGCTTCAGTTGAGATGGTGATAGATCTGTCAGGTGAGCAACCTCCAGTGCTGGTGGTTTTGGGTTTCAGTTGAGATGGCAAGAGATCGAGTCTGGTAAGCTTTGATGGCAATGGTTTTGGGGTCCAGTGAGCTTCAGTGGTGGAGGTTTTGTTGTGGGCTGCAGCAGATctggtttattttattaaacaatGAATGACGTCACAGGTAAGCcccaaatttcataaaaaatcaGGGCTATTTTTACCAAACAGGGACTAAGGATAATTTACTGCTTTGCTTTTTAAGTGCCCACTGCCCGATCAGTCTTCTTAAGTGCTCCTTAAAAATGCACCCCCTGCCATTTTAAATACGTGATTTCTCATCCCAAAAGGCGCATTTCAGTTTCTTACCAAACAGATCAAAAAGATTTATTACCCCCATTTAGCAAGATTTTACCCCTAATAAGATTCCTCCTAGGGTAGCTTTCTTTTCATGGACTACTGCCTTAGGAAAGAATTTGACTACAGAAAATTTACAGAAGAGAggaattattattatctattggTGCTATATTTGTAAAAGGAGTGGGGAATCGGTGTATCATCTCCTTCTTCACTGTCCCATATCATATGAGTTATGGACAATGGTGTGGAGTTTGTTTGTTCTTCTATTGGTTATGCCTCAGAGGCTTTGCGATTTGTTAGCAGCTTGGCAAGGTCCCTTTGTTAGCAGCTTCTGATTTGTTAGCAGAATGATATATGATTAAACATGATGTATAAATCTTACCCGGTAACCACCATCAAACATTGCACGAAATGCATCTGAAGAAGCAAGCAGGCAGATTCTATGAGCATAAAACCGTTTACCTGTAATAGAAACAGGAAGCACACCTAAGAACTCAAAGGGGTCATTCATgccaacaaaattttcattgtggCAAGCACATTACTTTCTCCAAAACATGTAATGCAGCTTGAAGTAGgcaaaattatatgaaaataaatcattttcaaaCCTTCAACTAGAAATGTAACGTCAGATAATGTAACATTGTTTACATATTGCTCCCCTAAATAGACCTGCAGAAAAGAATTATCATCATTATAGTTATTCAAAGAAAACCCTCATGCATGAAACAAAATGCATAGAAGTTGGAGCTGCCATGACCCAGCATTCATGCAGGAGACGCACATGCACCACAGGAGTAtgcacatttttctttttctttttcttcttttttttgactTGCTGGAATCTCCTAAATGACACTATATACCCAAAACAGATTGTCAATCTAATTTAATAGCACATTGTCCACCGTTTTAGAAACTCAGAATAAAGACAAGCAGAAGAAAACAACACACCAAAATaccaaacttttattaatttcaaccCATTTATAAAATGTTAGGCTGGAGCCTGGtaagtccttaaaaaaaatcccGTAGTGCATTCTTATAAGAATTTTACTAATATTATGATGCCAAGGGAGTACTAGCACAGCATTAAAGTACCGAAAGCATTTTAAAGAGAGTAGTGGAATCATTGATTCAGTTAGGGCATGTTTGATAGTCTATAATAagcactgtaatgtaatagttatttctaTGGTTTAACTATactttagtttggttatgtttttattacaaggaatagtcattccctatgaataactattctttaaaatgagggataactattcctctctaaaatggtcgtaatagttattctttagtaagtgcaataatttctaaaattaatatattttcaaataaacaaacttttcatattcacaaattaaaaaaataataataaacataaaaaaaataactcatctctctctcaaatttaaaaaatattatttttaaagaaatataattgCATGTGTAagatatttttaaagaaatattatttttattctaatattacaacTCAACCAAACTTTTGAATAGGCTTAGTTATTCTATTTTCAAAATCACGAgcaatttctcctttttttaattcattttcattttcgtTATGGTAATGCAATGCAAGAGGTCTCAGAAATCAGGTTGTTCACATATTTTATTcccagtaataaagattacaattcttGTCGTAATCCTCATTCAGTATACCAAATGTGCCCTTAGAATGAAATAATCCCTAACACTGCATTAACAATAAGCACACCCCTTAATTAGGGCTTAGTTTAGTTCTGTTGAGTTGAGATTGTAAGCAAACAACCTATTGTCCAACAAttgaaaaaccctaaatttaaGAGGATGCACCAATTAGATCTAACAAATCACTAACCAAACCCATAGAAATTTGCATTTATAACTTTTCTCAAACCATGTTAGCCCTATATCAAGTTTTAGCCACATAGATAAAATTTGTCATATGATAGAAAGCATGAAGAAAACAAGAGTTAACAAAGGAAACCTACCTGTGGTGTTGGAGATGGGGGAGCTGCATCAACAGGAGAAAGAGCCATGGCTTTATTGGACAACCTGTATAGAGCCACAGCACCATCAAGTTGCTGCTTAGGGCTAGAAGAACTAAGAAGCCCAAGGAGCAACTCCAACCCTGCAAGAATGTGTTGTATTAGCAACTTTAGAACAGCATCAACACAATTACCAAAGGAATTTCTGTGCAAGGAAAAAACGGATTAAAATAGATGGAGGAGATTACTGAGGGTTTGACATGCCATTGTTATCAATAAATATGGTTCTCTGGTCATCTGGGGAACAAAGATGGGCAAGAGCCAAAGCAACTCGTCTTTGGACAGCCTTCTCTGCTACACGCATAAGATATAACAGATGGTTCAAGACCTACATTGAGAAAATTAAGGGATTAAAATCTCGAACATATTGATCATAGATATTTATGGATgcataagaacaaaaaattacaatcaTGCCTGGCATTGCAAAAGACAACAACAGATTGAAAGTAACAATATAAGAAGACACTAACCCGTCCATGAATCTTCTCCTCTAATCTTTTCAATGTCTTGGCTACACAATCTTTTGTTGCCTGCAAGTAAATTTATCAACTCTATTTCGTTAAGATATGCCccagccccaaaaaaaaaacagcaataTACCCAGATTCTTATAGTCATCATGATTAACAAGAAATCGTGTTATGTTCTTGTCTGCAATATGGCATCAGCAGCATAAGAAATTTAGAGAAAACCTAATAAACACAGCTAATTTTAGTAAACTGAATAGAAGCACAAACATACTTGAACTATAAACTCTCCATCCTGCAGCTTCTGAACGCCTCCCACCCTAATAAAATCAGACACATTATCCTACAGGAGAAATGAATAAACACGATAAATATTACAATGGTTTTAAATAACATGTTGAAGCAATTCAAGGTATTGAGCCACAATATTTATAAAGATTAGTAGCTTATAACAAACCTCATTGTCTGCTAGGCCATAGAGAGCAAATGCAGCATTATGTTGCAAGGACCCATTTTTGGAATCCAGAAGCTTCAGTAATGGCACCAAACCACCATTATGAGCAATACCAGCTTGGTTGTGTGTGTCCTGAAAGTAGAGAttcttttcaattcaaaaattaatttagcaATAAGAATGCAATAAGTGTTATACATGTGAGATATTGCAGAAAACAAGCATTAGGCAACCATATACCAAATTAGTAGAATCTTGCTCAGTGTCACgtgtatttcaatttttttttttttttaacttcaagACACCACAGCCTGAGAAAGACTTGAACTTATTTATGGCCATGAAAAGATTTTTTCGCTAGCATGCAGAGAACTTCAGTAGGAGGAAGAACACAATAAATAGAAAGCGATAGAAAACATAAACAAGCAAACATTCATTCTGTCATTTGATCaagtggagggtgaggttgtggatTCGAAACCCACTGGGTGCATGTGACTTACCAATTAAAATATTGAACAAATAAACAAGCAAATATTCCAATAATTTTAGAAACCTGAAGAACTTGTAACTGTAGGAGATAGTAGAATAATTTCCATATGATGATCAGTTTAAGAATGACTTCATCTGCTCAAACATATAATCTTCCAATGAAATTAAGATTTTCCCAAAACATGATGATTCACCAAATATGATCAAGTAAATGCACAAATCCAAAAGTAATttctaggaaaaaaagaaatcatccaCTGCACAAATGCAATGGCCACTTATAATCAGTAAGTAGCATCTATGATTTGTGATTTAGTGAAAGTAAACAAACTTAGACAAATGATAACCTGTGCCAACCTCCCCAATGCAAAGGCTGACATTTCCCTAAGCTGAACATCAGAAGATTGAAGCATCTCAATCAAAGGTTTGACAGCACCCCTCTGTACAATGTGAACCTGCAGAATTCACACTTCTTCAATATAAAagaggaaggggggggggggggggggggggggtataacaaattataataattgaaaCTTCATCTCAGAAGATTTAAAGGAAAAGGTAAAATAATAAGCCAAATTAATCATCATGCAAAGCTGATTCACTGCTTATTAACTAAGAAGACAGGTGACAAACATTTGGAGTTATAAACAACCATCACGACCTGAAAAAGTCATTAGCAGATCATTTGTTCTAATTTCCACTGTCTTCTTGGCAACAAAACAAAGGAGAAGCTTTTTTTACTCTAGAAAtgaataataaagtaaaaaggTAAATATATTGTCCACCTTGCAATCAGAATCAGTTGCAGCAAATTGTCCAAGTAACAAGGCTGCCTCCCTTTGACTCTCAGAACACAACGAACTGTCATACAATATAAAAACTTAGAAGTTGCAAAACAAAATGACTATCTTTTTACCTTATAATTTGTTTCTGTTGAAAAAGATACCCATAAATAATGACAAGAATTCAAGATTGCGACACACCTAAGTAATCCAATAACAGGTTGCAGAGCTCCAGCCTGAAGAACttctttctttatgtttggAGATGAGTGCACCAGATTTCCGATCACACCAACCTGCAACCCATGAAAAAGATCTCAATGCTGCAGAAAATGGGAAGTGCAAACACCAAATTCCACACAACTGtagtttataatataaattgcATCCTCAAAAGAACCTACCGCTTCATAATGTATAGCAGTATCTTCAGATCGAAGCATCAGAATGAGGGTAGGAAGTGCATTGCATTCAACAATCTGCGAAGTCATGATGCTATATGGTTTAATGATGTTCAACTTCAGATAtccaattttttaatgaaagaaaGGCCTAACCTGATTCTTGTTTTCATCGTTTTTAAATGCCAGGGTTCGCAGTGCCCCAGCAGCAGCTCTTTGCACCTTTGTATCAGTGAATTCAAGCAATTCAACAAGAGGTGGAATCCCACCTTCCATCCtgtatatacatatatccaCTCCATATggtcataaaaaataataacaatagtaaGAATGATGATGCTGAATACAAAGATGTAGCACAAAGAGAAGCAAACCTGACACGGGTTTTAATGCTGCTATTTTCATGAGCAAGGTTGGTGATAGCATCAGCAGCTCGACGAATAACACTATTCACAGCACGAGAACTAGAACCCTCCTTGTGCCTCTTTAACAGATCCACAAGATATGACAATGCACCAGTGTCAACTATAAGCTGTTGATGCTCAGGCTGGTAACAGATAACACGAAAAATATAATTAGACTACAGGTTAAGTGCCGGTTTTTTAAGGCTGAAAACACATTAGAATTCAAAAAGTCACACAAGAGCTGACAATGTGACCATCATTAAGAGAAGCTCATGATATACCAAAAAACAGAAACATGGCTGAGACAACACACAACAAGGCATCATCAACTTCAATCAATACAAATGGCAAAATGTAACCCACCCAAGGGAGAGCATCTACCCCACCAAAACAGCACAATAAGTTCAGTAACGTAGTTTCTCACTAAACAGCACACTTTTGACATTTTCTACAGTCATTATTCATAAATGCTTCATGTGTTAATAAAGCTAAACTGAAATAAACCCAGTGTTAATACTGAAAACAGTTGCCATTGACAAATAACCAACAGTCTCCTACAGTAGATAGAAAATGCTTAAATCACACTTagttaattcaaaaaaaaaaacacccaaaaaaaaaaaatccaagaatttTATCAGGTCTGAAAACTACTTAGAGAGGCACCATAAAGAACAATTAAACACTTGAATCACAGCAACATTTTTACTGATAAGAATATATCAGACATTTTACTGATAAGAATATATCAGGTCCGAAAACGTACAGCATaaaccatgagagagagagtgttttAAAGCACCTGGTCTTATAAACTTCAAGAAAACCACAAAAGGGATATATGGGCTTCCTTCCATACAGATTTTACAAAGTGGCTATTTCAGTTTAGCTGTAACAAGGGTACAAAGTTTTGGCTAGACAACCTGCTACCTTCTCTTTTCAGTGACTTTGAACACTTGCATATCAATTAATCagatttttgtttctattttattaAGGTTACTGCTAATGATTGgtgttctctttcttttctccacCATGACTTTGGGGCCTTGAAGGTTCCGTCTTGTTTGTTAATAgcaattataacaaaaaataaaacatagtgCAACTTTTCTTTCGTTTTTattctactttctttttttccttttcaaatagGAGTGATCACAAACTAAAATATCTAATGAGATCTacataaattccaaaaaaaaggaGTACAAATCAACATTGAAAACCAACATATTTGGACACATCATAGATTGATTATCATGTTTAAACGAATATTACACAAAGTATAGCTAAATCTTTGTTTactaataaattaagaaaatgcTTTGACATCTAATAAAGTTGAATGGAAGTTTCAGAAGTGCAGTTGAACCTTTCCGTTTTGGGCCTCAGTAAAGTGGTACTCTTGCAGTGTTTGCTAATTCGCTCTCTTTTGCATGTCATTCTTTGGTTACAAATCTTTAGGCTATCTTGCGTTTTGTATTGATTATGAagtatctactacaataaaatcttttacttgtcaaaaaaataCGAACAAAAGTTGGAGCAACCACCGAAAGTAATGTCTTAGGATCACCAGCAAAAATTTCTACCATGCAGTGCGCCAGTGACCTCCATTTGAAAAATGCAGCATTCAAGATTTAGAAcatattcttttatataaagaaatacCTTAATGAAACTAAATGCAAACACTTCCCAGGGAATTTCCAAACAACGCCCCTTTCTATATTTGAACTGTCGCAAATGCTTGCCACTTTTAAGACTCTTGCTCCATTAAATTTGTCTTCCATGTATCCTTTCATATCATTCTTACAAAATTCGAACATCAAAAATCCTACTTATGGCTTAAAAAAGTAGCTAGCACGTGCAAGCTATGAAGTAAGAAGAGCCACACTAACGAACCGATTTaagcaacaacaataacaaccatgccttagtcccaaaattttcgGGTTGGCCATGGATCCTCAACAGACTAGTCAGGCTCAGTCACACGTATTCTTTTCCATCACACACCAACACATTATTTGTAGTGGAACCATTCATAGTAGTCACTAAATTAATTTACCCTAGCTGTCAACCTACCCTAACTAACTGATTTATTGCTATAATAAATTTCCAACAATCATTCATTATATTCTTCATCTGTTAGTAACTATACAGTAATATTAGTTGCTTAAACACTAAAATTTTCAACCTTCACAACAAGCAATTAGCAACAACTTCAATTCACACCAAATCGTATAAATTGACACGAAATCAAGAGCgtatatacttaaattaaacGAAATTAAGTAACTGAAATTTTTCAATCTTCACAACAAGCAATTAGCAACAACTTCAATTCACACCAAACCGACATAATTGacctaattaaacaaaattaagtaaaatcaaagaaaaaaccaaGTTACCTTCACAGCAAGAAGCCCTAGCGCAAAAGCACTTCCTTTCTCAACTTCATGCTCGTACGGCTTCGAACTCCGCTCACCTTCACTACAAGCCGGCGCTTGTAGATGCTTCACCAAAGCCGGTACTGCGCCGCCTTCAACAATCACGTTAACCACTTCCTCtgcaccacacacacacaaaatccaaaaatctccataaattccaaaaattcaaagcaaaagAAACTGTTTCTACTCCTGAAGAAGATCAGAGAGAGTGAGATCGGGGGAAAAATTACCGTTTTTGGCGAGTTCGGCGAGGACGTGAGTGGCGCGTTTGGCGGCGGAGCGATCGGGCTCTCTCCAAGAGAAAGAGGAGTTGAGGACAGTGACCTGAGCAGCGACCTCGCAGAGTAGAGCTTGCTTGGCGTCGCCGGAGGGAGGGCCGGAGATCTCTCCTCCGACGCCTCCGCCGCCGCCGCCTCgctcatcttcttcctcttcttcgaTGATTTCATCTTCTACTTCCAGTTTACGCTTTTGCCCCTTCCTCTCCGGGAAGTTGTGatcttgatgatgatgatgtctTAGATGATGAGGATGATTATCCTCCTCCATGCACTCTTTAACAAATAGGAGATGAaaaattgctctctctctctctctctctctctcacagaggCACAGCACAGGTTTCGCTAAAGCATTAAAGCGAGAGCGAGAGGCTGATCccaaatggaaagaaaaaaaaaaaaaaaaaaaagagatttgaatAGGCACACGCAGTttctcaactaaaaaaaaaaaagaaaaaaaaaaacaggaacACGCACACAGAGATTGGAGGGTATTTTCGGAATTTACGGACTAAGAAGAAGTAAGAACGCCTagctcttttattttaattattttcgaAAATCCTGAGAGTGTTTTGGACATGTTTCAAactataattttcaatttttaaataatatcatacttattttcatatattctatcacctatatatatttttacacatgttttcaaacaataatttttaatttttaagtatatataCCAAATATCCCTTCTAATTTAACAATTTATTgttgatttgtttttatatttatattgaccttttatgtttaaaaatttgttaaagttCTTATTTAAATCAGTATAGAAATTCTCTAACTTATTACCTGATAATTCATAAAaccatcaaatttttcttaactTAAATTAGTTTAGAAACTCTCTAACTTATTACATGATAATTTATAAAACCATCAAATTTCTATAAACCATTTTGACTCAGTGAATGTTCATTTTTA
It encodes the following:
- the LOC126689360 gene encoding ARM REPEAT PROTEIN INTERACTING WITH ABF2 isoform X1; this translates as MEEDNHPHHLRHHHHQDHNFPERKGQKRKLEVEDEIIEEEEEDERGGGGGGVGGEISGPPSGDAKQALLCEVAAQVTVLNSSFSWREPDRSAAKRATHVLAELAKNEEVVNVIVEGGAVPALVKHLQAPACSEGERSSKPYEHEVEKGSAFALGLLAVKPEHQQLIVDTGALSYLVDLLKRHKEGSSSRAVNSVIRRAADAITNLAHENSSIKTRVRMEGGIPPLVELLEFTDTKVQRAAAGALRTLAFKNDENKNQIVECNALPTLILMLRSEDTAIHYEAVGVIGNLVHSSPNIKKEVLQAGALQPVIGLLSSLCSESQREAALLLGQFAATDSDCKVHIVQRGAVKPLIEMLQSSDVQLREMSAFALGRLAQNLYFQDTHNQAGIAHNGGLVPLLKLLDSKNGSLQHNAAFALYGLADNEDNVSDFIRVGGVQKLQDGEFIVQATKDCVAKTLKRLEEKIHGRVLNHLLYLMRVAEKAVQRRVALALAHLCSPDDQRTIFIDNNGLELLLGLLSSSSPKQQLDGAVALYRLSNKAMALSPVDAAPPSPTPQVYLGEQYVNNVTLSDVTFLVEGKRFYAHRICLLASSDAFRAMFDGGYREKDARDIEIPNIKWDVFELMMRFIYTGSVDVTLDIAQDLLRAADQYLLEGLKRLCEYSIAQDISLENVSSMYELSEAFHAMSLRHTCILFILEQFDKLSDRAGHSHSHLIQRIIPEIRNYFAKALTKHNSHNMRL
- the LOC126689360 gene encoding ARM REPEAT PROTEIN INTERACTING WITH ABF2 isoform X2, with product MEEDNHPHHLRHHHHQDHNFPERKGQKRKLEVEDEIIEEEEEDERGGGGGGVGGEISGPPSGDAKQALLCEVAAQVTVLNSSFSWREPDRSAAKRATHVLAELAKNEEVVNVIVEGGAVPALVKHLQAPACSEGERSSKPYEHEVEKGSAFALGLLAVKPEHQQLIVDTGALSYLVDLLKRHKEGSSSRAVNSVIRRAADAITNLAHENSSIKTRVRMEGGIPPLVELLEFTDTKVQRAAAGALRTLAFKNDENKNQIVECNALPTLILMLRSEDTAIHYEAVGVIGNLVHSSPNIKKEVLQAGALQPVIGLLSSLCSESQREAALLLGQFAATDSDCKVHIVQRGAVKPLIEMLQSSDVQLREMSAFALGRLAQDTHNQAGIAHNGGLVPLLKLLDSKNGSLQHNAAFALYGLADNEDNVSDFIRVGGVQKLQDGEFIVQATKDCVAKTLKRLEEKIHGRVLNHLLYLMRVAEKAVQRRVALALAHLCSPDDQRTIFIDNNGLELLLGLLSSSSPKQQLDGAVALYRLSNKAMALSPVDAAPPSPTPQVYLGEQYVNNVTLSDVTFLVEGKRFYAHRICLLASSDAFRAMFDGGYREKDARDIEIPNIKWDVFELMMRFIYTGSVDVTLDIAQDLLRAADQYLLEGLKRLCEYSIAQDISLENVSSMYELSEAFHAMSLRHTCILFILEQFDKLSDRAGHSHSHLIQRIIPEIRNYFAKALTKHNSHNMRL